CGACGGCGGTGCGCTGCCAGCCGGGACCGTCCGGCAGGGCCTCGGCGATCGCCTGCACGCTCGCGTTCGGGCGCGGATCGTCGGCGGCGAGCGCCGCCAGCGCGGTACGCACCTCGGCGTCGTCGAAGGTGCCCAGGGTCTTCAGGTCCGACAGCCGCATGCCGTTCTCGGTCAGGGTGCCGGTCTTGTCCGCGCACACCACGTCCACCCGGGCCAGCCCCTCGATCGCGGGCAGCTCCTGCACCAGGCACTGGCGCCGGCCCAGCCGCACGACGCCGACCGCGAACGCGATCGACGTCATCAGCACCAGTCCCTCGGGCACCATCGGCACCAGCGCGGCCACCATGCCGGTGACGGCGGGCCGCCACGACTCCCCGCTGGAGACCAACTGGTTGTAGATGCTCAGCAAGCCCGCGGGGATCAGCAGATAGGTGATGAACTTCAAGATCTTGTCGATACCACTGCGCAGTTCGGAGTGCACCAGGGTGAACTTGCTCGCCTCCTCGGCCAGCCGCGCGGCGTAGGCGTCGCGGCCCACCTTCGTCGCCCGGTACGCGCCGGACCCGGACACCACGTAGCTGCCCGACATCACCGTGGCGCCGACGGCCTTGTCGATCGGATCGGCCTCGCCGGTGAGCAACGACTCGTCCACCTCGAGCTGCGCGGACTCCTCGACCGTGCCGTCCACCACGATCTGATCGCCGGGACCGAGCTCGATCAGGTCGTCGAGCACCACCTCGTGCGGCGCGACCTCGACGGCCGTGCCGTCTCGGCGGACGGTCGGCTTGGCCTGGCTGACGATGGCCAGCTGGTCCAGGGTGCGTTTGGCGCGGATCTCCTGGATGATGCCGACCGCGCTGTTGGCGACGATCAGCAGGCCGAACATGCCGTCGATGATCGACCCGGTGGCCAGCACCAGCACGAACAGGACGCCGAGGATGGCGTTGATCCGGGTGAAGACGTTCGCGCGCACGATGTCCCGGACCGAGCGGCTCGCCCGATCCGGGACGTCGTTGGTCAGACCCTCGCGGCGGCGTTGCTCGACTTCGCCCGCGGTCAGTCCGGTGGCGCCGGACGCCTGCACGGTAATCGACATGACCGCAAGGCTACGGGACAACTACGTTCGTGATCGTGCGGCGAAGCAGGTCCATCCCCGGTGTAGCGTTCGGAGCGAGCGCGTACTTCTTGTGGGGGCTGTTCCCCGCGTTCTTCGGATTGCTGGCGTTCGCCGGTGCGGGTGAAGTGGTGGCGCAGCGGATCGTCTGGACGCTGGTCGTCGTGCTCGCGGTGCTCGCCGTGAGCGGACGGATCCGCGAGTTGCGCGGCATCGGCGCCCGCGTCTGGCGTCTGGCGGCCGTCGCCTCCGCCGCGATCGCGCTCAACTGGGGCGTGTACGTCTACGGGGTCACCTCGGGCCACGTCGTGGAGTGCGCGCTCGGGTATTTCATCAACCCGCTGGTCACCGTCGCGTTCGGTGTGGCGCTCTTTCGTGAGCGGCTGACCGGCGCCCAGTGGGCCGCCCTCGGGCTCGGCGCGGCCGCGGTGGCCGTGCTCACCGTCGACTACGGCAGACCACCGATCATCGCTCTCGCCCTGGCCTGCTCCTTCGCCACTTATGGCTTGGTGAAGAAGGTCATCCCGCTGGACGCGCTACGCGGCATCGCCGCCGAGGGCGTTGTCGCCGCGCCCTTCGCGCTGGCGTTCGCGATCGCCCTCGCGCTCGCCGGGCACAGCGAATTCGCCTCCGGCCCCGCGCATACCGCCCTGATGGTGGCCACCGGACCGGTCACCCTGGTTCCGCTACTGCTGTTCGCCGTCGCGGCCCAGCGCGTCGCGCTGTCCACCATGGGCCTGCTGCAATACCTCACCCCCGCGCTCCAGATGGCCTGGGGCGTCGCGGTCGCGCACGAGCCGATGCCCGCCTCCCGCTGGGCCGGTTTCGCGCTCATCTGGGCGGCGCTGGCGATCTTCACCGCCGACGCGCTGGTACGAGCCCGCCGCGCGCGGCGCACCTCCCCGGTCACCCCCGAATCCGGCGCTCCCGCGAACGAAACGCAGTCCCCAGCATGAACACCGCACAGGGGCAGGTCGCCGAGTTCATCTCGACATCTCGGCGGCGTCAGTGGGTGCCAGCCTCGGAAGTCCTCCGGGAACTGGTTCGCCCGGGCCCGGATAGCACGGGCGTCCGGCGGGAATTGCGCGAGATCCTGAGCGACACGACGGACAGCCTTTCGTCACACAGGACGGCAATTAGCCGCGATGCCCGACTTGAAATGTAAAGCTGCGTCGGAAATGGTCGCAGAAGTGTCGGATCCGACACTTCTGCCGGGCTACGGCCTCCTCGTAGCGTCGACACATGACCGCGCTCAGACCCCTTCGCCCCCGCACCGGCACCGGGCAGCCACCGGCCGAGAACACTCACGACCTGCTCGGCATGACCGGACGGGAAATCCTGCAGGGAACGCTCGACGGGCGATTCCCGAGCGCGCCGATCCTGAGCGCACTCGGGTTCCGGCTGGCCCAGGTGGGCCACGGGACCGTGGTGTTCGAGGGAGAGCCGGGCGATGACTTGCTCGGCCCGGCGGGCGGTATGTATGGCGGCTTCATGGCGACCCTGCTCGAATCGGCCCTCAGCGCGGCAGTGCTGACGCGATTGGCGGGCGGGACGCGTTCCACCTCGGTCAAGATCGGTATCGACATCCACCGTGCCGTGCGCGGCGAGACGCGCACGCTGCGCTGCACGGGTACCGCGATCCACGTCGGCCCCACCACGGCCAGCGCGGAGGCACGTCTGATCGGCGCCGAAGACGGCGAGCTGTACGCGCAAGCCACCTCGATGTACGCGATTCTGCGCATGCTCTGAGCGGCGCACCGGGGCCGAAGGTCAGCGAACTACGGTATGCGGCAGAGCATTACGCACGACGACCGGCCCGGTCGCCGAGAAGAGGCGCGGCGACCGGCCGGTCGGGTGAACTCAGCTGCAGGCCGCCGACTGCTGGCCGAGGTTGGTCAGCATGGTGCAGGCCCACTGCTTCTGGATCTTCCACTTGCCGTTGTCGGCGACGAACGGCACGTCGACGATGTTCTCCTGGCCGTTGAGGATGAACTTGGCCTTCGCGTTCACGCTGTCGCCGAACGAGGTGACGTCGGTGACCTCGATCTTCACGTCGGCGCCCGACGCGGCCTGGGACAGGCGATCCGGCAGGGTCGGATCGGCCTCGGCGCCCTGAACGTTGTCCAGCTTCTCGGCGGCGGGCACCGACGGGTCCAGCGCACGGGCGAGGGCGGTGTTCAGCTCCGCGGGGGTGGGGACCGGCGGCAGGTTCGCGCTCGCGGTCGCCGACGCCTTGGCGCTGGTCGACGTCTTGGCGGCGGGCTTGCTGTCCTTGTCGTCGCCACCGCAGGCGGTCAGGCCAAGCGCGGCGACGATGGCCAGCCCGGCGATCGCGATGCGTCCAGTCTTACGAAGCTTCAACTGCTCGTCCTTTGCGTTCGAGAGGTCCGTGTCGTGTTCCACCATGGCAGCCGCCCCCGAACCGGCGGCGCTGCACGAGGTCCCAGGCTACCGGCACCGGGCGGCGCCGCTCGGATCCACACGGGACCGTCGATGGTCGTCGGCAGCGAACGTACGCGCCCGGCCGGGCGATGTCGAGCCGCGGGCCGCGCCCGTCAGAGCAGGCTGCCCAGCGGATCGGCCCGGGTGAGCGCGGGATCGTCGGCGGCGAAGGTGTGCGCGGGACCCGGACCGGTGGACCGTGTTTCGAAGCGGACGGTCACGACGCCGAGCCCAGCGCCCTGCACCCAGCCGTGGCCGTGCTCGGGGTGCGTCACGTCCATCCCGGGATGCCAGACGGCGACGGGCAGGACCTGCGCGGCAGCGTCGAGGTCGGCCGAGTGCGCCGGCTCGGCTTCGGGTGGCGGGGTGGCCATCTCGGCGGCCGGTGCCCGATCCAGTTCGGGGAACAGCGATTCCTGCCGGACGGT
Above is a genomic segment from Nocardia sputorum containing:
- the rarD gene encoding EamA family transporter RarD, which produces MVRRSRSIPGVAFGASAYFLWGLFPAFFGLLAFAGAGEVVAQRIVWTLVVVLAVLAVSGRIRELRGIGARVWRLAAVASAAIALNWGVYVYGVTSGHVVECALGYFINPLVTVAFGVALFRERLTGAQWAALGLGAAAVAVLTVDYGRPPIIALALACSFATYGLVKKVIPLDALRGIAAEGVVAAPFALAFAIALALAGHSEFASGPAHTALMVATGPVTLVPLLLFAVAAQRVALSTMGLLQYLTPALQMAWGVAVAHEPMPASRWAGFALIWAALAIFTADALVRARRARRTSPVTPESGAPANETQSPA
- a CDS encoding PaaI family thioesterase codes for the protein MTALRPLRPRTGTGQPPAENTHDLLGMTGREILQGTLDGRFPSAPILSALGFRLAQVGHGTVVFEGEPGDDLLGPAGGMYGGFMATLLESALSAAVLTRLAGGTRSTSVKIGIDIHRAVRGETRTLRCTGTAIHVGPTTASAEARLIGAEDGELYAQATSMYAILRML